The following are encoded in a window of Solibacillus sp. FSL R7-0668 genomic DNA:
- a CDS encoding nucleoside-diphosphate sugar epimerase: MDLQSLTEKLQQQILQQNDVTIEKQINYAIPVHTIEVKYHPVIRNAMDILMKMMLVSFNKARLTNAELLADILLVEPLFIHDLTNKMLRLGMIKKEEFYLLTAKGEAQLASGIFEEELDETSYFVQYSPLHEAILEGDLEQFEELEQFPEVFPTIYSDEIVAVDEAMLIQYIHQQLSDQPLADDEVSTTITSIVSSDSVQINDVPVICFIAHQKAENHQFARVYNTLTGEWDAQLEALLFEVEKKIEDAL; encoded by the coding sequence ATGGATTTACAAAGTTTAACAGAAAAATTGCAGCAGCAAATTTTACAGCAAAACGATGTTACAATTGAAAAGCAAATAAATTATGCCATTCCGGTGCATACAATTGAAGTGAAGTATCACCCAGTTATTCGCAATGCGATGGATATTTTGATGAAGATGATGTTGGTTTCATTTAACAAAGCAAGGCTCACAAATGCCGAGCTTTTAGCAGATATTTTACTTGTCGAGCCGCTATTTATTCATGATTTGACGAATAAAATGCTGCGTCTTGGGATGATAAAAAAAGAAGAGTTTTACTTGTTAACGGCTAAAGGAGAAGCCCAATTAGCGAGTGGCATTTTTGAAGAAGAACTCGATGAAACGAGCTATTTTGTACAATACAGTCCATTGCATGAAGCCATTTTAGAAGGCGATTTAGAACAGTTTGAGGAGCTGGAGCAGTTTCCGGAAGTATTTCCGACAATTTATTCTGATGAAATCGTAGCGGTCGATGAGGCGATGCTGATTCAATATATTCACCAGCAATTGTCAGACCAACCGTTAGCTGACGATGAAGTGTCAACAACAATAACAAGCATTGTAAGCTCTGACTCTGTACAAATTAATGATGTTCCAGTCATTTGCTTTATCGCACATCAGAAGGCGGAAAATCATCAGTTTGCCCGCGTCTATAATACGCTAACAGGTGAGTGGGATGCGCAGTTGGAAGCTTTGTTGTTTGAAGTGGAAAAGAAAATAGAAGATGCTCTTTAG
- a CDS encoding DUF3307 domain-containing protein — translation MLILLFILGHFIADYPFQSSEMVAKKKEGPAAVFQHVAIHLLTYVMLTIMSIILGLIEYDVLLVVYIFIICLIHLLTDLTKEKLNDHIEKRTDISKYQISMRLTLLYIVDQIIHIVSIVIFTIVLFDDFESKLSKLFNSIASGQPLDLNFQSKIIITLIILLINSYFSGHLIGKMLTEFRPTNKIIETTVEGKFTSSNTNLKYDGFNEKDIEKQLDQYVTKIEDDVKLNKKISLISDSPPKAGMWIGILERNLILILCVSNNLSSIGFLIAMKALTRFKQFDDKSFSEYYLIGTMLSIILGITAGFVMKFIWL, via the coding sequence ATGTTAATTTTACTATTTATATTAGGACATTTTATAGCGGATTATCCATTTCAATCGAGTGAAATGGTAGCCAAAAAGAAGGAAGGACCTGCAGCAGTCTTTCAACATGTAGCGATACATTTATTAACATATGTAATGCTAACGATAATGAGTATTATATTAGGTTTAATTGAATATGATGTCCTACTGGTAGTTTATATTTTTATTATTTGTTTAATCCACCTATTAACGGATTTAACAAAAGAAAAGTTAAATGACCATATTGAAAAGCGTACGGATATTAGTAAGTATCAAATTTCAATGAGACTAACATTATTGTATATCGTAGACCAAATCATTCATATTGTTAGCATTGTTATATTCACTATTGTTCTATTTGACGATTTTGAAAGTAAACTAAGCAAATTATTTAACTCTATTGCTTCAGGTCAACCTTTAGATTTGAATTTTCAATCAAAGATTATTATTACTTTGATTATTTTGTTAATAAATTCATATTTTTCTGGACACCTTATCGGGAAAATGTTAACAGAATTTAGACCAACAAACAAAATCATAGAAACAACAGTTGAAGGAAAGTTTACTTCGAGCAATACAAACTTGAAATACGATGGTTTTAATGAAAAAGATATTGAAAAACAATTAGATCAATATGTAACTAAAATAGAAGATGATGTAAAATTGAATAAAAAAATATCTTTAATTAGTGACTCACCCCCAAAAGCTGGGATGTGGATAGGTATCTTAGAAAGAAATTTAATATTAATACTTTGTGTATCCAACAATTTATCTAGTATTGGATTTTTAATCGCAATGAAAGCCTTAACGAGATTCAAACAATTTGATGATAAAAGTTTTTCTGAATATTATTTAATAGGTACGATGTTAAGCATCATATTAGGAATTACAGCTGGATTTGTAATGAAATTTATTTGGTTGTAA
- the metA gene encoding homoserine O-acetyltransferase MetA produces the protein MPINIPKSLPAGELLRQEKIFVMEEDRAKTQQIRPLNILVFNLMPEKEKTELQLLRLLGNTPLQVNVTFLNTATYESKNVSKSHLDTFYQTFDEVKHRRYDGLIITGAPVEKMEFEEVGYWQEITQVMDWADKNVTSIMHICWGAQAALYHHFGIGKFELPKKCSGIYSHVITDLTVDLVRGFSDEYVAPHSRHTSVSIEEVRAHPDLRLLSYSDDAGVFIAQSKNNKHIMITGHLEYDATTLSDEYFRDMEKDPENTEIPVNYFPNNDPQQAPKNVWRAHSHLLFYNWLNYYVYQETPYDWHYVEEQIEFHI, from the coding sequence ATGCCAATTAATATTCCAAAAAGTTTACCGGCTGGCGAGCTATTAAGACAAGAGAAAATTTTCGTGATGGAAGAGGACCGCGCGAAAACACAACAAATCCGACCATTAAATATTTTGGTGTTTAACTTAATGCCTGAGAAAGAAAAAACGGAGCTACAGTTATTACGTTTACTAGGTAATACGCCACTGCAAGTGAATGTTACCTTTTTAAATACGGCTACCTATGAATCGAAAAATGTATCAAAATCACATTTAGATACATTTTATCAAACCTTTGATGAGGTGAAGCATCGTCGTTATGATGGTTTAATCATCACAGGGGCACCAGTGGAAAAGATGGAATTTGAAGAAGTGGGCTATTGGCAGGAAATTACACAGGTAATGGATTGGGCTGATAAAAACGTTACATCCATCATGCATATTTGTTGGGGCGCACAGGCGGCGTTATACCACCACTTTGGCATTGGTAAGTTTGAGCTTCCGAAAAAATGCTCGGGCATTTATTCGCATGTGATTACGGATCTAACCGTAGATTTAGTGCGAGGCTTTAGCGATGAATATGTCGCACCGCATTCGCGCCATACATCTGTATCGATTGAAGAAGTAAGAGCGCATCCTGATTTACGTTTACTCAGCTATTCAGACGATGCGGGGGTCTTTATTGCGCAATCTAAAAATAATAAGCATATTATGATCACGGGGCATCTGGAATACGATGCGACGACGTTATCGGATGAATATTTCCGTGACATGGAAAAAGATCCAGAAAATACAGAGATTCCGGTCAATTACTTCCCAAATAATGACCCACAGCAAGCGCCGAAAAATGTTTGGCGTGCACACTCGCATTTATTATTTTACAACTGGCTAAATTATTATGTATATCAAGAAACACCATATGATTGGCATTATGTAGAGGAGCAGATTGAGTTTCATATTTAA
- a CDS encoding ABC transporter ATP-binding protein produces MIHIENIKLYRNEKLILDRLNWQVEKNQHWAILGLNGSGKTTLLKVINGYIWPNEGKVQVLGETYGETYIPKLRRRIGWVSNAMIDNLNWQDNAIEIVLSGKFGALRLFEEVSEAEIEEAVRIMKQFNCDHLANKTFEYLSQGERQRIQISRAIMANPDILILDEPCGGLDIIERENLLQTIEQIAGRENCPTLIYVTHHVEEILPCFQHVLLMKDGKDAATGTREQILTEPVLSNFFGRDVSLQIQRDRAWIAVK; encoded by the coding sequence ATGATACATATCGAAAACATTAAGCTCTATCGCAATGAAAAATTAATTTTGGACCGATTAAATTGGCAGGTTGAAAAAAATCAACATTGGGCCATTTTAGGCTTAAACGGCTCTGGCAAAACCACTTTATTAAAGGTCATTAATGGCTATATCTGGCCAAACGAAGGCAAAGTACAAGTATTAGGTGAAACCTATGGCGAGACCTATATTCCGAAACTGCGTCGTCGAATTGGCTGGGTCAGCAATGCGATGATTGATAATTTAAACTGGCAGGATAATGCCATTGAAATTGTGTTAAGTGGCAAATTTGGAGCGTTACGCTTATTTGAGGAAGTGAGTGAAGCCGAAATTGAAGAAGCAGTACGGATTATGAAACAATTTAACTGTGATCACTTAGCGAATAAAACATTCGAGTATTTATCACAAGGCGAACGTCAACGCATTCAGATTTCACGCGCAATTATGGCCAATCCGGACATTCTCATTTTAGATGAACCGTGTGGTGGCTTAGATATCATAGAACGAGAAAATTTACTACAAACAATCGAACAAATTGCAGGTCGTGAAAACTGCCCAACCCTTATCTATGTCACCCATCATGTAGAAGAAATATTGCCCTGTTTCCAGCATGTGCTATTGATGAAAGATGGTAAGGACGCTGCTACTGGTACACGTGAGCAAATTTTAACCGAGCCCGTATTAAGCAACTTCTTTGGTCGTGACGTAAGCTTACAAATCCAACGTGACCGCGCCTGGATAGCGGTAAAATAA
- a CDS encoding YczE/YyaS/YitT family protein, whose amino-acid sequence MNVKQGFYWRCVFFITGIIILSLGVALTIKAQVLGVGSWDVLHIGLQKNFGLTVGTWSIILGLIILAIDALLTKRLPKIGTYLDMFLTGIFIDIFLYMLPDLHHLFEQTLAFIVGIVLLGFGCGMYMVANLGIGPRDTLMLLLVHRLGWTVNRARTTIEVTVAIIGFLLGGPIGVGTVFMALGLGPVVQWALRLNEKLFFRASGTESAIL is encoded by the coding sequence TTGAATGTAAAACAAGGTTTTTATTGGCGCTGTGTATTTTTTATTACCGGCATTATTATTTTATCGCTTGGTGTCGCATTAACGATTAAAGCACAAGTTCTAGGCGTCGGTTCTTGGGACGTGCTGCACATTGGCCTGCAGAAGAATTTCGGCTTAACCGTAGGAACTTGGTCGATTATTTTAGGCTTAATCATTTTAGCCATTGATGCGCTATTGACGAAGCGTTTACCGAAAATCGGAACGTATTTAGATATGTTTTTGACCGGGATTTTTATCGATATTTTTTTATATATGCTCCCAGATTTACATCATCTCTTTGAACAAACATTAGCATTTATTGTTGGAATTGTTCTATTGGGCTTTGGCTGTGGGATGTATATGGTCGCAAATTTAGGGATTGGCCCACGTGACACATTAATGTTACTGCTTGTTCACCGCCTTGGCTGGACAGTTAACCGTGCACGCACAACAATTGAGGTTACCGTAGCAATCATTGGTTTTTTACTAGGTGGTCCAATTGGTGTAGGTACCGTCTTTATGGCATTGGGCTTAGGACCTGTTGTTCAATGGGCTTTACGATTAAATGAAAAACTATTTTTCCGCGCTTCAGGAACGGAAAGTGCGATTTTATAA
- a CDS encoding HesB/YadR/YfhF family protein — protein sequence MEIKLTNDAINWFKQELEAQSGDYIRFYARYGGSSPFHEGFSLGMNREQPHEIGIETVVEDIHFYIEKTDEWFFNDHHLIVNVDTTNDELSYSYEK from the coding sequence ATGGAAATTAAATTAACAAATGATGCAATTAATTGGTTCAAGCAAGAATTAGAAGCACAATCAGGGGATTATATTCGCTTTTATGCACGCTATGGCGGTTCTTCCCCATTTCACGAAGGGTTTTCACTTGGAATGAATCGCGAACAGCCTCATGAAATTGGGATTGAAACGGTTGTGGAGGACATTCATTTTTATATTGAAAAAACGGATGAGTGGTTTTTTAACGATCATCACCTAATCGTCAATGTCGATACAACGAACGACGAGCTCAGCTACTCCTACGAAAAATAG
- the plsY gene encoding glycerol-3-phosphate 1-O-acyltransferase PlsY, with product MFNALIIICAYLIGSIPSALWIGNLFYKTDIRQHGSGNLGTTNTFRVLGKKPGIAVLLIDILKGTAAVLLPLLPIFAESTVHPLILGIVAVAGHMFPIFAKFRGGKAVATSAGVILGYNLPLFLVLLVVFLISLKTTKMVSLTSMITATAAMIYVTIFWIVTGNFALFILISFLAGFIFYRHRENIKRIKNGTEPKIKGF from the coding sequence TTGTTTAATGCTTTGATTATTATTTGTGCTTATTTAATCGGTTCCATTCCATCGGCTCTATGGATTGGCAATCTTTTTTACAAAACGGACATTCGCCAGCATGGTAGCGGAAATTTAGGAACGACCAACACATTTCGCGTATTAGGTAAAAAACCGGGTATTGCTGTATTGCTAATCGATATTTTAAAAGGAACGGCTGCAGTCCTATTGCCACTCTTACCCATTTTCGCAGAGAGTACCGTCCATCCGCTTATTTTAGGAATTGTTGCCGTAGCGGGGCATATGTTCCCGATTTTCGCTAAATTCCGTGGCGGTAAAGCGGTCGCAACAAGCGCGGGTGTTATATTAGGCTATAACTTACCATTATTTTTAGTATTATTAGTAGTCTTTTTAATTTCCTTAAAAACAACAAAGATGGTTAGCTTAACATCGATGATTACAGCAACCGCTGCGATGATTTATGTAACTATTTTCTGGATTGTCACAGGAAACTTTGCGTTATTTATTTTAATCTCGTTTTTAGCCGGCTTCATTTTCTACCGTCACCGTGAAAACATAAAACGCATCAAAAATGGGACAGAACCGAAAATTAAAGGCTTTTAA
- the parE gene encoding DNA topoisomerase IV subunit B, whose amino-acid sequence MVKNQTGVSYNEDAIQVLEGLEAVRKRPGMYIGSTDSRGLHHLVYEIVDNAVDEALAGFGNHIIVKIHEDNSISVRDHGRGMPTGMHKMGKPTPEIIFTVLHAGGKFGQGGYKTSGGLHGVGSSVVNALSTFLEVTIHREGQIYKQRFENGGKPATSLDILGKTKENGTLVHFLPDPTIFSVTKYNYDTLAERLRESAFLLKGLKIELIDERGEGKHEFFHYESGIEAFVAYLNEEKDVLHPVKYVEGDMQEIEVEFAFQFNDGYSETILSFVNNVRTRDGGTHETGAKAAMTRVFNDYAKKIGLLKEKDKNLEGADIREGLTAIVSVRIPENLLQFEGQTKGKLGTSEARSAVDTVVSEKLMYVLEENAELSASLVRKAIRAQQVREAARKARDDARNGKKKKSSTLLSGKLTPAQSKNAARNELYLVEGDSAGGSAKQGRDRTFQAILPLRGKVINTEKAKLQDIMKNEEIATIIHTIGAGVGADFTVEDAAYDKVVIMTDADTDGAHIQVLLLTFFYRYMRPLMEAGKVYIALPPLYKVSKGSGKKQELQYAWTENELDEAIKKIGKGYVIQRYKGLGEMNADQLWDTTMNPETRTLIRVKIEDGARAERRVTTLMGDKVEPRRKWIETNVNFGMEEDASILENEFIQHEEVSDK is encoded by the coding sequence TTGGTAAAAAACCAAACAGGTGTTTCTTATAATGAAGATGCCATTCAAGTATTAGAGGGTTTAGAAGCCGTACGAAAAAGACCAGGGATGTATATTGGTTCCACGGATAGCCGAGGTCTTCACCACTTAGTGTATGAGATTGTTGATAATGCTGTGGATGAAGCGCTTGCTGGATTTGGGAATCATATCATCGTGAAAATTCATGAAGATAATAGTATTAGTGTACGTGACCATGGTCGTGGTATGCCAACAGGAATGCATAAAATGGGCAAGCCAACGCCGGAAATTATTTTCACTGTGCTACATGCCGGTGGGAAGTTTGGTCAGGGTGGCTATAAAACAAGTGGTGGATTGCACGGTGTCGGTTCATCCGTGGTAAATGCCCTGTCGACATTTTTAGAAGTAACGATTCATCGTGAAGGACAAATCTATAAACAGCGATTTGAAAACGGAGGAAAACCTGCTACTTCGTTAGATATTCTCGGAAAAACGAAAGAAAATGGGACATTAGTTCATTTCCTACCAGATCCTACAATTTTTTCAGTAACAAAATATAATTACGATACATTAGCTGAGCGTTTACGTGAGTCAGCCTTTTTATTAAAAGGTTTAAAAATTGAGCTGATTGATGAGCGCGGTGAAGGAAAGCACGAGTTTTTCCATTATGAAAGCGGTATCGAGGCATTTGTCGCTTATTTAAACGAAGAAAAAGACGTCTTGCATCCAGTCAAATATGTTGAAGGGGATATGCAGGAAATAGAGGTTGAATTTGCGTTCCAGTTTAACGATGGTTATTCTGAAACGATTTTGTCATTCGTAAATAACGTACGTACGCGAGATGGTGGTACGCACGAAACCGGTGCAAAAGCGGCAATGACACGTGTTTTTAATGATTACGCAAAAAAAATCGGCTTGCTAAAAGAAAAGGATAAAAACTTAGAAGGCGCTGATATTCGCGAAGGCTTAACGGCGATTGTTTCCGTACGAATTCCAGAAAATTTATTACAATTCGAAGGGCAAACAAAGGGCAAGCTTGGGACTTCCGAGGCGCGCTCAGCGGTGGATACCGTTGTTTCGGAAAAGCTGATGTATGTACTGGAGGAAAACGCAGAGCTATCGGCATCTCTTGTCCGTAAAGCGATCCGTGCACAGCAAGTTCGTGAAGCAGCGCGCAAAGCACGTGATGATGCACGTAATGGCAAAAAGAAAAAATCCAGCACATTACTCTCTGGAAAATTAACGCCGGCACAATCAAAAAATGCAGCACGAAATGAACTATACCTAGTAGAGGGTGACTCTGCTGGTGGTTCTGCTAAACAAGGGCGTGACCGCACATTCCAGGCAATTTTACCACTGCGCGGAAAAGTCATTAACACGGAAAAAGCCAAGCTACAGGACATTATGAAAAACGAAGAGATTGCGACGATTATTCATACAATCGGTGCAGGTGTTGGCGCGGACTTTACAGTAGAGGATGCGGCCTATGACAAAGTCGTTATTATGACCGATGCCGATACGGATGGTGCGCATATCCAAGTGTTACTTTTAACATTCTTCTATCGTTATATGCGCCCGTTAATGGAAGCCGGGAAGGTGTATATCGCGTTACCACCGCTTTATAAAGTATCGAAGGGCTCTGGTAAAAAGCAAGAGCTCCAATATGCTTGGACGGAAAATGAACTAGACGAAGCGATTAAAAAAATCGGTAAAGGCTATGTTATTCAACGTTATAAAGGTCTAGGTGAAATGAACGCCGACCAATTATGGGACACAACAATGAATCCAGAAACACGTACATTAATTCGTGTGAAAATCGAAGACGGTGCACGTGCAGAACGCCGTGTCACTACGCTAATGGGTGATAAAGTAGAGCCCCGCCGTAAATGGATTGAAACGAATGTCAACTTCGGCATGGAAGAGGATGCGAGCATTTTAGAAAATGAATTCATCCAGCATGAGGAGGTTAGTGACAAATGA